The DNA sequence GGCTAGGAACTGTGCTTAGGATGCCTTTAGTTTCAAAATGATCATTATCATGTCTAATTGTCTGATCGAATTGGATGATTTATTATAAACAGAGATAGACTATTATAAACAGAGGTAGACACAACATTAGGGTCCAAACTGCCTGAAAATCCTACACCAACGTAGGGCCGCATGATGCGTCTATCTCCTATCTCTATTACTAAATCATCACAGAAGAACATTCCTTTTCTTTGCAAATGATTCTTTAAATGAGCCAGCCAAGATGTCAACATCTGAATTCCCATAGTCATGGGGAAGAGGAATCAACAAGCAATTGCCGTAAAAAATCTGATGAATTCCCATGATATGTCTATCTCTATTCCTAAATCATCACAGaataacttttcttttctttgcaaaTGATCCTTTAAATGAACCCGCCAAGATATCAACATCTGAATTCCCATAGTCATGGGGAAGAGGAATCAACAAGCACTTGCCGTAAACAATCTGAATTCCCACGTGTCACGATGGACCACAGCCAATTACACTCCATGAGGGCAGAGAATTCTGTAGAATCTGTGAATAGGAAAATGATTTCTCAATCTCCCAAATTTGATGGTCTAAATGTCATAGTTGAATCTCATTTTTTCAAAGTATAAACGGAAAAATTAATTGTCCAGTTGCTTTCTTGCCTAAATTAATGAAGAAGACATAAATGGTTTCAATCTTTCCCTTGTACCTCTTCATGAAAAAGTCTTGGCAATCTTaccatagttttaaataaatgaaaaaaaaattaagcaaatAGATTTTGTCTTATTGAGTTCATGAGTAATTtcatacctctctctctctctctctctaaattgcTTATTTCTTCACTCATTTTATGAGATTACTGTGTTGCTTATATTGAATCATTTGTGTTTGGTGGAACCTTTGTTGCTGTCGAATCCAATGTTATTCTAGTCATCTCCTTCAAATCACTCCTTTTCTCCCTTCTCATGAAATTGTTGTGTTCTTTCTATAGTGTTATTTATGTTCTTCAGTTACTCCTACGTTGTCTCTGTTTAGTAGGCCCACAGCAGGAACTAACGAAGGAAAGGGAAGAAGTTTTCGTGTGTTTTTTACTTGAACGCATGAAGAAATCAGCCTGCTTGTGCAGACAGCGGTCTTCTCCTACCACTGAAATTTCCCTTGTATGCTTAATGAATGAACAGTCAAGCTGCTCGTGCTTTCATAATATGATGTAAAATAACATCACGtcaatttctaaaataattcttttttgtaGACTAAGAATTGTACACGTGTACGGCTAGCATCGTTGGTTCGAGTATAAAcacaaataataaattctacagCTTTTCATAAGTTTAAGCtttttagataaattattatttcatatcttatcatattaaatGTCTTGAGTTCGAATCTTGATTctacattttatcttatttaattctattaaattcaCTCATTGAGAGGAATTTTGGCCCACaagtgagataatttttaagaatttaattcaaataataaaatctatattttccaTAACCTTAAACTTTTGAAACAAAGTGATTTCACAGTTTATCATCTAACATAATGATGGACAGGACCAGCCATAAATATGATAAATGCGCcttaaattacaatatatatataaaaaaattctatatatcacACTTCCATTCTCTTTTCATTCTATTAGGATGAGATGATATTGTCAATCAATCTAAGGCCATTTCATTGCATTTGATTTCAACATTTTGGAACTTACAGAGCTGCAGAAACATGCAGTTTATTGGGGACAATATTATTACTTACTCAAACTGGAAATTACCTgtgcaaactacaaatattgatACCTGAAACTCCAACACGGTTCAGAAATTTGTTTCTTTATCATCACTAGGGTGCATTCATTCTTTCTCAATTGGCTTGGAGTATTCTCCCATAACTTTCTTCTTCCCCAACTGCAACAGAAAGACACATTAGTTATGAATTATCATATATaccacaaaagaaaaatgacacCATTTACATGGAATCCATAGCAGGGTCAGGTTCTTTGTTCAAGCACAGATATACATTTGGCCAGCAGATCACTTCTTATCATGCAGAAAATGTATCTTTGGTTTAGCTTAGTACTCTAATTTCACTACCATGATCAGTTAAATATAAGTTTGTgatatactttttatttttataagcacAAGGGGAGGTGGGGCTAATCAGCGTAGCAACTCTCTCTAGACATGACCATAGGGGCCCCTCCCTGTTGCGAAATGTCCAGTTTAAGCCATAGCTACTACCTAAATGGCAAATCCGTTACCGCAACATCTCCAAAGTATCTAGCTGATCTAAAGCCCATTCCATGGTCTAAAGGTTAGGCTTTACTACAGCAAGTAGTTTCATCTTATGTCTTGACTTGAACTCCTGACTTCAAAGCCATGAAATACCACCTCGTACCAACTAAGCTACCACCTTGGCGATAAGCTCATGATATGCTTGGTTATAAAAGATTTTAACTCGCTTGCAtgatattagaatataatttaaatgattaaattcatttttattatcaatctaattgattagaaaataaataatgaatttaaaCCCAGACTCTACTCTACATTAAATAATGCTCTACTCTATGCATCGCATCGATGTGAGTAGAGCATTgagatataatttaaataattaaatttatctttttttatcaatttaaaccATGATTCAGCAGCAATACTAATAGAAGATGTTAACTAGTCTCCATACACATTTAGAGTCGAATTTAGCAACAAATCATGAACAAATTAataccttcatgtgcattggtGGAGATCGGAAGGTCATGTGATGGTGAGGTTTTAGCCGAATGAGCATTATGGGTGGAGATCGGTATGTCTGATACTGAAGTACTAGCTGAGTTAATGGGAGCTGTGTATTTGGACGACTGGTCGTTGCTGAGCAAAGAATTCACAGCTTCTTTGACCTTCTCCACCACACCTATAACCACAGGAGTTCTTCTTCTTGGACTAATTGCATGAGATCTCTCTTGGGATATTGATTTCTCTTCTTCCTCAGCCTCATGGCTATGCATCAAATTCTCCACTGAAACACCCTTACTCCATGTTTGATCATCGCCATTAGTAGCATTTCCGCTTTGTGGAGCACCAAGATTGACACATCTTGCCAAAACATGGTTCTCAGAAACAGAGAGAACTGCTCTTGGATGCTGCATTGTGGTTTTCTTGTACCAGTCAGGAGCCAGCTCCGATTCATActctgaaaatgaaagaaaaaatgctACGAAATTACAGAGGATTCACCAAGCAAGAAGGAACAGATCTGTCAAGAAAACAGACGggtttgatgatgaagtacttGGGGATTCAAGGTGgtgttcttcatcttcttcattttcattgTCCTCCAAGCTGACACCCCAAGAGGGAGTGGTGCTAACATAATGATCATGACTATGCTTTTTCTGGCTAAAAGTTTGTCTCAATTTGTTGGCTTTCTCCTTCACTATGGTCAGAACTGATTTCTTGGGATGGTTGGAATTGTGGTCTGGATCTTCTTGATCCGCGTAAGGGTGATGGTCCTTCCCAAATGTAGGTGACCACTTTGAAACTTCACCTCCTGTGCATCTAAACTTGGTTAGATTCATTGGAAttgtgatgaatgcatgaatttTCATGGCTCTCACATGGCCATTAGTTCAACAAGTTATAAACTTTTTTCTGAGATCCCTGTCAAACTCTTAATAGTTATGCTGCAAGATTAAACTGATAGAAAACGATGAATTTAACTGCTTATTAATGCaattaatgaaagaaaataccAGGGAAAAAGGGTTCAAATGTGGAGCAGTTAGAACTTCTGGGATTAATGTCACCGTATTTTTGAATGCGATCGAGTTGAGTCATAGCTCCAATTCAAAGTAAAATGGGCTCACTCGTGTTGATTTATGCCTTCAAATAACTCTGTTTGTTGTCTCTTATAACGGAGAGAAGCTTAAACAGAGAAGAATATGATGCTCAAGCGTTAGCATAGGGCAAGGGTTCTTGCATGAATGGAAAGTAAACAAGAGCTAGCCACGTGTCATCTAGTTAACATAATTGTGGGCTCCATTATTACACTTGGCAACAGAAGGCTGGCTGAGTAGTACTACTGATCTAAACCAAGGCTAATTTGTAGCAAGATTTGCTCTTCCTAAGGCTTATGCCTTGGGGAAGGAATTTCTAGTGATGGACATGAGGAGCACTTAAAGATATCTAGCGAGTCAACTGGAACCTGATACAAGCAAAGTAGGTATATATAGGACAATTGTGGTCTAAATTCTCAGATAAATTCATTAAAAGTGCAGATAGAAAACGAGATTACACTCGCCTAATCTCGTTTTCTATCtcgatttttaattatttttatttaagtaattgatttataaaatcacttaaaatttatcatatcaATCAGTATCAGTAGAGGACTTTGAGGCCTTGGGTACGAGGTTGGCAACACCTTTGAATTGGTaattaaaaactacaaaattaCAGGCCCAATGGGCAAAGCTCTGGCTACCAGATTATTCACaataaaacaaagagaaattttAGATCTAGAAATCTTATGTAAAGAAATTTAGATATTAATATGGGTTTAAAATAATATGTCgagtttattttataataaaaaaagttttacaaTATGACAAATAACATGAGACTATATTAGTTTATAAACTTTCTTTGTATAAGATTTGTATGTAAACCAATCACTTTTCATAATACAAAGACCAGACTTGAACAAATATACATTGGGAAAGGAAGAGAGAGTGCAAATGCCGCTCTATTACTGAAGCAAAGAAGCTTATAAACAAGAACGCTTTCGTATTGCAAAATTCTTATCAAATTTATCCTAGCTGCTGCTTGTAGTTTGGTGCATGGTAGGGCTGGGTGGCAAGGCAACCCTGTTTGGACACAAGGGGTGTGCGAGTGAAGGCTCACATGTAGTTGTGCACTGCAGGACGAGGCTCAGGCTGGGCCCGCCCAAGCTTTACCCTATCCGCCCAGCCTGGccgaccatatatatatataattataagattttctttaataaaacgATGTCATTTTAGAGAAAACTCCCTCAAAAGACATTGTTTCTCATTAGGCTTTATTTTAAAACCTCCTCTCCCACTCCCCATACCGATCTCCctttctttcctctctctttcactTGTTGTCGCTTGTCTCTCGGAGTTTTTGCCTCTCACCATCAAGACTTACTCCAACTCACTTCAAGTCTTCAATGGATGCCGAGTAGCATGTTAAGGCTGCACTCGCTTTGAGTTTTCAGAAGAGGTCGAGCTGCAAATGAAGGCTGGGCTCGCACAAAATCTTTGACAGAGGTCGAGCAGTGCGTAAGTCAAGCTTGCCTTATTGACCCTAGCACTCGGCAAGGAGGGGTTGAGCAACATGTAAGAACGGGCTCGCCCAAACATTCTAACAAAGGTCAAGTGGCACATAAGCCTAGCTCACCTCATTGACTCTCACGTTCGACTAGAGGGGTCGAGCAGTATGTATGACCGAGCTCGCCCAGATACTTCAACGGAGGTTGAGCGATACGTAAACCTAGCTCGCCTCATTGACCCTCGCACTTGAAGTGCGAAGGGGCCGAGCAGtatgcatgaaaataaataatagtatgtAACGTATTATAAGTAGTTTCGTAAGTCAAttacttaaataattaattagttaaaatatgtTATCTCAACAAATATGAATGAAGatgacaaaattttttttaaagaataatattaatcaagaatattgatttgggccaaatTTTAGGTGATTTAGGTTCAGCTGGAGGCAAAAATTCTAAAGAATATCTAAATAAACaaagtttaataaatttttttatgagatcATAATATCGCAATCGacttaaaatgattataaaataataattgctATTTGGAGCGTAAAGTTTAAGACTTAAAACTTTATTTGTTAATTGGTATGTAAAACACATAGTCTCGTTGACATCTCAAAAGTTTATTAATAACAAAAATCTAAagtttcaatttttataaatcaaatctttatCTTATGAATAATATAGATGATATACTTTACAGCTCAAGGCAGTAGAATTCAAAGAGGctcgtttgtatgtcaagttgAATTGAGTTTTTTATACATAGTAATGAATTGAGATGGTAAAATGAATTTTGTGCCTATTTAAGAttagtttaaatgtatttagataaggagttttgctacgtacaagcaaATTTACATGCCAATTTGTGTACTAATACTGcttatttcatattcaaaattcaaattgacactatttttattaaaatctgatTTTCTGACCAATCTCATTTTATAGGTATACATATTAGTGCCAAAAttgcttacaactagatttttcattaaaaaataagtttaaatgtatttaagaGAAGTTGAAAAAAGATTATGGATCCCGCATGAAAACatgtgttgagttaaaaaatattgtagatcTAACATGTAAGTaggttttaaattgaaattaatttaataatttgagaattagatatttaaattttagattcaatttaaaattacacTCAACTGAAATTCATTTTGAATAGAGTCTAAGAGCATGTTTGGtaagtaagataaaaattttgagttgagatgaaagtttaaaatgttaattttaagtattattattttataatttgaaaaagttatattgtaatcttataaagttaaattatttataatattttttataaaaattttaaaaaattattataatgagataaaaatattgaattaaaatGTATGTACGGTGAGGGGTGGGCTGGGACAGGCATAGGAGATGTCGCCCATTTGAGATGCGAACCGCTTCACTTCATAAACCCAACCTTTACATTTCTCTGACACTCCCCTAAGCAAAAACCCTCTTCTCTCGCTTCCCTCCTCTTCCCCCTTATCCCCAAAACCAAACCCCATTACGAGATGCACTCTTTGGCCGCCCCAACCCACCTCCATTCCACCCCTCTCTCCTCCCGCCGCAAGCTTCTCTCTCCTACCCCTAGACGCTCTCTTCAATGCCTCTCTGTCccttcctcctcttcctcttcctcttcctcttcctccactTCTAAACCTGAACCACTCAAATCCACTTTCGTACCCCTCTTCAAAACCATCGCCGCCTCCTCTGCCGCTGCCCTCCTCCTCCATGTTCGCTCTCTATCCCTTGATTTTGGCTCCGGGGGCGGTTCTGGTGGCGGTGGATTCGGTGGAGGCGGAGGCGGAGACGGTCACGGTGGCGATGGCGGAAGTTTCTGGAGAAAATTGTTTGCCCCCGCCGTTGCCAATGCCGACGAGCCTCAGAGCCAGGAGTGGGACTCCCATGGCCTACCTGCTAACATCGTTGTCCAGCTCAACAAGCTCAGCAGCTTTAAGAAGTACAAGGTCTCCGAGATCCTCTTCTTTGATCGGAGACGCTGGACCACCGTCGGCACTGAAGACTCCTTCTTCGAGATGGTCTCCTTGAGGCCAGGCGGCATATACAACAAGGCTCAGCTCCAAAAAGAGCTCGAGACCCTGGCGACTTGCGGGATGTTCGAGAAGGTCGACATGGAGGGGAAGACTAATCCCGATGGCACCATTGCTGTTACTATATCGTTCACGGAGAGCACGTGGCAGTCCGCAGATAGGTTCAGGTGTATCAATGTCGGGTTAATGCCGCAGTCGAAACCGATAGAGATGGACGCTGATATGACTGATAAGGAAAAGATGGAGTACTACAGGAGCCTGGAGAAGGACTACAAGAGAAGGATCGAGAGGGCGAAGCCGTGCCTGTTGGCAAGTCCGGTGCACAGAGAGATTCTGCAAATGCTCAGGGACCAGGGGAAGGTGAGCGCGAGGCTTTTGCAGAGGATTCGGGACCGAGTCCAGAAGTGGTACTTCGACGAAGGGTATGCTTGCGCGCAAGTGGTGAATTTCGGGAATCTGAATACCAAGGAGGTGGTTTGTGAGGTGGTGGAAGGCGATATTACCGAGACGAATATCCAATTCCTCGATAAGCTTGGCAATGTCGTTGAGGGGAACACACAGGTTGCCGTGGTGATAAGGGAAATGCCCAAACAGGTACCAAATTTTCTGCTTATCTTTCCTTTGTTATCTTTTGAATTGTTCTGGTTAAGATTTTAGATTGGTGATTGGTTTTTTTTGAATTACCCACCTCTCCAGTACACAGGCTTTTTAATTGCTGATTGATTTGTCAGAGTGTATGTTTTTTTCATACTTTAGAGGAGCCATtgccttttttaaattttaagccTTGTTTCAATTGGTGATTGATAGCTATACCAGCTAAAGTTTTGAATGGATAATTGATTGGTAGCTGATTTTCTTGCTGAATGTTTAAATTTGGCCTACAGCTTCGACCAGGCAATGTTTTTAACATAGAGGCAGGGAAGCAGGCTCTGAGGAACATAAACGCCCTCGGTTTGTTTTCCAACATTGAGGTGAACCCCCGACCTGATGAGAAAAGGGAGGGAGGGATTATTGTTGAAATAAAGCTTAAGGAACTAGATCAGAAGACGGCTGAAGTTTCTACAGAATGGAGTATTGTTCCCGGACGTGGGGGACGCCCCACTTTGGTATAGTTGTCTAACTATATCTCTGCCCCGCCAGCAAACTATCAAATTTTCGGATTCCAGTTTTGAAGGTCTAATTGCGTTTTATCTTACCTTGTGTATGTTCTATGTTTAGGCCTCACTGCAGCCTGGTGGGACTGTTACTTTTGAACACCGGAATATCAATGGGTTAAATAGATCCATTAATGGTTCTGTGACCACCAGCAATTTCTTGAATCCTCAAGTAAGCTTATTTTGATATGCagataatgttttatttattctaggaattCCATGTCATTTATGTAAGAACTTGTATCGTAAGATTCCCATAATATGTTCATCCCTCAGGATGATCTTGCCTTCAAACTTGAGTATGTGCATCCGTATTTGGATGGCGTGTTTGATCCACTCAACCGTACTTTGCGAGTGAGTTGCTTCAATAGCAGGAAACTGAGTCCAGTCTTCACTGGTGGGCCAGGGGTGGATGAAGTCCCCCCTATATGGGTTGATCGAGCGGGTGTTAAGGCAAATATTACAGAGGTAGCccaaaatgcttttttttttttaattcattgctCTGTTTTGTGAGCAATTTTCAGTCAACTTTATAGTGGCAAGTCTAATGTATGCTGATCATTATATGGCTAGCAGAATTTCACCCGTCAGAGCAAATTTACTTATGGACTTGTAATGGAAGAGATAACAACGCGTAATGAAAGCAGTACTATCTGTCCAAATGGTCAAAGAGTGTTGCCAAATGGAGGAATTAGTGCAGATGGACCTCCAACAACCCTCAGCGGTACTGGCATTGATCAAATGGCATTTTTACAGGCAAATATTACACGTGATAACACCAAGTTCTTAAATGGAGCTATAGTTGGTTCAAGGAATGTATTTCAGGTAAACTAAAATTCTTTTGATGCAGAATGTTTTCTTTAGTAAACTTGGTCTGCCTATAATATCTGCTTCTATTTTGGGTTTGAAAATTGTAAGGgaacagagaaaataaaagatcattATGACTGAGGCCATGTagtcttcttattttcagtcaattttttattttcagaaaataaaagatcGTTATgactgaaaataattttttatttttattttcaggccATGACTGAAAAAAAGTAAGTttactttttctcttataaTGATAGTTTCTGCTTAGGTGAGAGGACCTGTGTCCTTGGTTCCAGCTACTTTGGCGAACATAGTTATTCTGACTGTTGTAGATGTTGAACAGTATGAAGTAGAAGATTTATCAATATACACAAGAATAGATGCTAACCCCAAGGGTTGGCTCAGGTGGTAAGgatcttggtcttggtggtatacTCCCtcaaggtctaaggttcaaatcctctcaagtgcaaacaatttctaggagTCATTGGACTAGGAGAATTTCTCCTTGAATTGCCCAATGTACACTTACGTGAAACTCCTTACTAAGGGTTTGTGCACTCCCGAGATTAGTTGGGACTTTGTTCTTGGACGCCTAGTGCCaatcacaaaagaaaagaaaagaatagatgCTGTCATCCAGTTTGACAAATTTTCAACAGGACATGTTTTCATATCTAATGTGCATATTGTATATATGAACTGCAGGTGGACCAAGGCCTTGGCATTGGCAGCAAGTTTCCGTTCTTTAACCGCCACCAGCTTACATTGACCCGATTTTTCCAGCTGAGGGAAGTGGAGGAAGGTGCTGGCCAACCACCACCACCTGTGCTTGTTCTTCATGGCCACTATGGTGGCTGTGTGGGGGACCTTCCAAGTTATGATGCTTTTACCCTTGGAGGTCCCTATTCGGTGAGGGGTTACAACATGGGTGAGATAGGCGCAGCCAGAAACATCCTTGAGGTAGAAGTTCTAGGAA is a window from the Carya illinoinensis cultivar Pawnee chromosome 14, C.illinoinensisPawnee_v1, whole genome shotgun sequence genome containing:
- the LOC122294367 gene encoding protein TOC75-3, chloroplastic-like; amino-acid sequence: MHSLAAPTHLHSTPLSSRRKLLSPTPRRSLQCLSVPSSSSSSSSSSSTSKPEPLKSTFVPLFKTIAASSAAALLLHVRSLSLDFGSGGGSGGGGFGGGGGGDGHGGDGGSFWRKLFAPAVANADEPQSQEWDSHGLPANIVVQLNKLSSFKKYKVSEILFFDRRRWTTVGTEDSFFEMVSLRPGGIYNKAQLQKELETLATCGMFEKVDMEGKTNPDGTIAVTISFTESTWQSADRFRCINVGLMPQSKPIEMDADMTDKEKMEYYRSLEKDYKRRIERAKPCLLASPVHREILQMLRDQGKVSARLLQRIRDRVQKWYFDEGYACAQVVNFGNLNTKEVVCEVVEGDITETNIQFLDKLGNVVEGNTQVAVVIREMPKQLRPGNVFNIEAGKQALRNINALGLFSNIEVNPRPDEKREGGIIVEIKLKELDQKTAEVSTEWSIVPGRGGRPTLASLQPGGTVTFEHRNINGLNRSINGSVTTSNFLNPQDDLAFKLEYVHPYLDGVFDPLNRTLRVSCFNSRKLSPVFTGGPGVDEVPPIWVDRAGVKANITENFTRQSKFTYGLVMEEITTRNESSTICPNGQRVLPNGGISADGPPTTLSGTGIDQMAFLQANITRDNTKFLNGAIVGSRNVFQVDQGLGIGSKFPFFNRHQLTLTRFFQLREVEEGAGQPPPPVLVLHGHYGGCVGDLPSYDAFTLGGPYSVRGYNMGEIGAARNILELAAEIRIPVKGTHVYAFAEHGNDLGTSKDVKGNPTEVYRRLGHGSSYGVGAKLGLVRAEYAVDHNSGTGAFFFRFGERF
- the LOC122293551 gene encoding uncharacterized protein LOC122293551; translated protein: MKIHAFITIPMNLTKFRCTGGEVSKWSPTFGKDHHPYADQEDPDHNSNHPKKSVLTIVKEKANKLRQTFSQKKHSHDHYVSTTPSWGVSLEDNENEEDEEHHLESPKYESELAPDWYKKTTMQHPRAVLSVSENHVLARCVNLGAPQSGNATNGDDQTWSKGVSVENLMHSHEAEEEEKSISQERSHAISPRRRTPVVIGVVEKVKEAVNSLLSNDQSSKYTAPINSASTSVSDIPISTHNAHSAKTSPSHDLPISTNAHEVGEEESYGRILQAN